One window from the genome of bacterium encodes:
- a CDS encoding HAD family hydrolase, which yields MSTQADRFKDVRVVGFDLDQTLYPKSPDIDTMIQKYLYEKIAEHRGIALIDAELLFKELYRDGSGLSGRQTLESLGLSEASNLVQEALERADIAAVLRPDQTVNRFLAELRVSCDGMDLITGSNLSQTQKKLAALGLSPESFTHCLTEDQASKSDGAAYRLWLSLYPHLPPRHFLYIGDRVQSDHVVPAALGIRTALVNVRAVDAQISVPQLPSLLDLRGLLPAR from the coding sequence ATGTCAACGCAGGCTGACCGATTCAAAGACGTGCGCGTCGTCGGATTCGATCTCGACCAGACGCTGTATCCGAAATCGCCGGATATCGATACGATGATCCAAAAGTACCTGTATGAAAAGATAGCCGAGCACCGCGGCATCGCCCTTATCGACGCAGAGCTGCTGTTTAAAGAGCTGTACCGGGACGGTTCGGGACTGTCGGGGCGGCAGACCCTCGAATCGCTCGGGCTTTCCGAGGCGTCGAACCTGGTGCAAGAGGCCCTCGAGCGCGCCGACATCGCCGCGGTGCTGCGTCCGGATCAGACAGTGAACCGATTCCTTGCCGAGCTGCGCGTTTCCTGTGATGGAATGGATCTGATTACCGGCTCGAACCTGTCTCAAACACAAAAGAAGCTCGCGGCTCTCGGGCTTTCTCCCGAAAGCTTCACCCACTGCCTTACCGAAGACCAGGCGAGCAAATCGGACGGTGCGGCATACCGGCTGTGGCTTTCCCTCTATCCGCACCTTCCGCCGCGGCACTTTCTCTATATCGGGGACCGGGTGCAAAGCGACCACGTGGTCCCGGCGGCGCTTGGCATACGCACCGCACTCGTTAATGTGCGAGCTGTCGACGCGCAAATCAGCGTCCCCCAGCTTCCGAGTTTGCTTGATCTGCGGGGCCTGCTCCCGGCACGATAG
- a CDS encoding IS1595 family transposase, whose amino-acid sequence MPAPVCPYCAFRRAWKLRRNKLKCRRCRREWSGHAAPVEGIRSTEAEWRKCIRVFLRERTIKRIVEETGIPHSRVERMALHLRTVMTADQPAVLPGPIEMDETYIGGQRKNKRLHIRRLETKRGHGTDKLPIFGLFSRTSGQVYVAILPKKLDWRTIFSTIERLVPEGAYVYTDGFKTYRGLKKRGYRHEYVDHDGGELVRGDVHTNNIEGFWGLLKRRLGCIGGMRRTHLYLFVGEIAWKFNRRTKTLAEQEERLLTLVQGTGFGGRN is encoded by the coding sequence ATGCCCGCTCCTGTATGTCCGTATTGCGCCTTCCGCCGTGCCTGGAAACTCCGCAGGAACAAACTGAAGTGCAGGCGGTGCAGACGCGAGTGGAGCGGGCACGCAGCTCCAGTTGAGGGCATCCGCAGCACGGAAGCCGAGTGGCGGAAGTGCATACGTGTCTTCCTCAGGGAGCGGACGATCAAACGTATCGTTGAGGAGACGGGAATACCGCATTCGCGCGTGGAGCGCATGGCACTCCATCTCCGTACGGTCATGACGGCTGACCAGCCAGCCGTGCTTCCCGGTCCAATCGAGATGGACGAAACGTACATCGGCGGCCAGCGCAAGAACAAACGTCTCCACATCCGGCGTCTGGAAACGAAGCGCGGTCACGGGACCGACAAGCTTCCCATCTTCGGGCTCTTTTCGCGGACCTCCGGACAGGTATATGTCGCCATACTCCCCAAGAAGCTTGATTGGAGGACCATCTTCAGCACGATCGAGCGGCTGGTGCCGGAGGGAGCGTACGTGTATACCGACGGCTTCAAAACATACCGCGGCCTCAAGAAGCGGGGGTACCGTCACGAGTACGTGGATCATGACGGCGGAGAGCTCGTACGCGGCGACGTGCATACGAACAACATCGAGGGCTTCTGGGGGCTCTTGAAGCGTCGTCTCGGATGCATCGGCGGCATGCGCCGTACGCATCTGTACCTCTTCGTCGGAGAGATCGCCTGGAAGTTCAACCGCCGCACGAAGACGCTTGCCGAGCAGGAGGAGCGTCTGCTCACGCTCGTTCAGGGCACTGGGTTTGGTGGCAGGAATTAG
- the rplK gene encoding 50S ribosomal protein L11 produces the protein MAKLVKKIKLQIPGGKATPAPPVGTALGPAGVNIGDFVSKFNEATREKMGIIIPVELSVFDDRSFTFILKTPPASRLILKALGIEKGSGKTPLEKAGTLSKAQVRAISEEKMPDLNAGSLEAADRLVEGTARSMGVEVK, from the coding sequence ATGGCAAAGCTCGTAAAGAAGATAAAGCTCCAGATCCCGGGCGGGAAGGCGACGCCCGCTCCTCCGGTCGGTACCGCGCTTGGCCCGGCGGGCGTCAACATCGGCGACTTCGTCTCGAAGTTCAACGAAGCTACCCGCGAGAAGATGGGTATTATCATCCCGGTCGAACTCTCGGTCTTCGACGACCGCAGCTTCACCTTTATCCTAAAGACCCCGCCCGCGTCCCGCCTTATCCTCAAGGCGCTCGGTATCGAGAAGGGTTCCGGGAAGACTCCGCTTGAGAAAGCAGGCACGCTCTCGAAGGCCCAGGTGCGCGCTATCTCCGAGGAGAAGATGCCGGACCTCAACGCCGGTTCGCTTGAAGCTGCCGACCGCCTTGTTGAGGGAACTGCCCGTTCGATGGGCGTGGAGGTCAAATAA
- the nusG gene encoding transcription termination/antitermination protein NusG: MEPNSTHITDQTRLGKEDARWYAIHTYAGYENAVERNLKQRIESLGMEEKIFDVVVPTEKKIRVKAGKRVTEEEKIYPGYILVRMLVDDDSWFVVRNTPRVTGFVGSGVTPVPMDEAEVAVLMKRMNAEVAKHKIDLVKDDPVVINDGPFKDLEGKVGEIDEDRGKVKVLVAMFGRETPVELDFLQIRKL, from the coding sequence ATGGAACCCAACAGCACCCATATCACCGACCAGACCAGGCTCGGCAAGGAAGACGCCCGCTGGTACGCGATCCACACGTACGCCGGATACGAGAACGCCGTGGAGCGCAACCTCAAGCAGCGCATTGAGTCCCTCGGCATGGAGGAGAAGATATTCGACGTCGTCGTCCCGACCGAGAAGAAGATCCGCGTGAAAGCTGGGAAGCGCGTGACCGAAGAGGAAAAGATTTATCCGGGGTATATTCTCGTGCGGATGCTCGTCGACGATGACTCGTGGTTCGTGGTGCGCAACACCCCTCGCGTGACCGGGTTCGTGGGCTCGGGCGTAACCCCTGTCCCGATGGACGAGGCGGAAGTCGCCGTCCTCATGAAGCGCATGAATGCTGAGGTCGCGAAGCACAAGATCGACCTCGTGAAAGACGATCCGGTCGTCATAAACGACGGGCCGTTCAAGGACCTCGAGGGCAAGGTGGGGGAGATCGACGAGGACCGCGGCAAGGTCAAGGTTCTGGTCGCCATGTTCGGCCGCGAGACGCCGGTCGAGCTCGATTTCTTGCAGATCAGGAAGCTCTAG
- the secE gene encoding preprotein translocase subunit SecE — protein MTSLFSYLTHVRAELSHVTWPSRKEAIEHTLLVLFISLITALLIGALDYVFTTVVSYYVGA, from the coding sequence ATGACTTCACTTTTCTCGTATCTCACGCACGTGCGCGCAGAACTCTCGCACGTTACCTGGCCTTCACGAAAGGAAGCGATTGAGCACACGCTCCTCGTACTCTTCATTTCGCTTATAACCGCGCTTCTTATCGGCGCCCTCGACTACGTCTTCACGACCGTCGTGAGCTACTACGTCGGCGCATAA
- a CDS encoding integrase core domain-containing protein, translating to MRQFNILKDTEGWLYMRERSIRFLHMRNNDEVRHRVKVLDFWKTHGERAARDAFSVSRRTLFRWQAKLDRAHGRLDALDPKSTAPKNRRRRIVLPEVETFILKERAEHPRLGKAKLAALLREDGYRVSESYVGRVVADLKRRGLLLPHKPLSYYARSGTYREKPVSKRTKLRRRHKRGMELDTVVRFIDGVKRYVLTAIDVEKKFAFAGAYTVHSSASAADFLARVIAVCPFDITELQTDNGPEFAKNFEAGCRALGLTHFNTFPRSPKMNAFVERFNRTISEDCIMLNRPLLRDDVAAFNLKLVDWLLWYNARRPHESLGQVPPLRYILSSLTAEECQRYWTRTAA from the coding sequence ATGCGTCAATTCAACATACTGAAGGATACCGAGGGCTGGTTGTATATGCGCGAGCGGAGCATACGCTTCCTGCATATGAGGAACAACGACGAGGTGCGGCATCGGGTCAAGGTGCTGGACTTCTGGAAAACGCACGGGGAGCGTGCGGCCAGGGACGCCTTCAGCGTCTCTCGCCGCACGCTCTTCCGTTGGCAGGCGAAGCTCGACCGCGCGCACGGGAGACTCGACGCGCTCGATCCCAAGTCGACGGCACCGAAGAATCGGAGGAGACGCATCGTCCTCCCCGAGGTCGAGACGTTCATCCTGAAGGAGCGCGCGGAGCATCCGAGGCTCGGCAAGGCGAAGCTCGCAGCCCTGCTGCGGGAGGACGGGTACCGGGTATCCGAATCGTATGTCGGGAGGGTCGTCGCGGACCTCAAGAGGAGAGGGCTGCTGCTCCCGCACAAGCCGCTCTCATACTATGCGCGAAGCGGCACGTATCGGGAGAAGCCCGTATCGAAGCGCACGAAGCTGCGCAGGCGGCACAAGCGGGGCATGGAGCTCGACACCGTCGTCCGCTTCATCGACGGCGTGAAGCGGTACGTCCTGACCGCCATCGATGTCGAGAAGAAGTTCGCCTTCGCCGGCGCGTATACCGTCCACTCCTCCGCGTCCGCCGCCGATTTCCTCGCGCGCGTCATCGCGGTGTGCCCCTTCGACATCACGGAGCTCCAGACCGACAACGGCCCGGAGTTCGCCAAGAACTTCGAGGCGGGGTGCCGCGCCCTCGGCCTCACCCACTTCAATACGTTTCCCCGCAGCCCGAAGATGAACGCGTTCGTCGAGCGGTTCAACCGGACGATCTCGGAGGACTGCATCATGCTCAATCGGCCGCTCCTGCGGGACGACGTCGCGGCATTCAACCTGAAGCTGGTCGACTGGCTGCTCTGGTACAACGCCCGGCGTCCGCACGAGTCCCTGGGACAGGTGCCGCCGCTCCGGTATATACTCTCCTCATTAACGGCCGAGGAGTGCCAGAGGTACTGGACGCGTACAGCTGCTTGA
- a CDS encoding SIMPL domain-containing protein (The SIMPL domain is named for its presence in mouse protein SIMPL (signalling molecule that associates with mouse pelle-like kinase). Bacterial member BP26, from Brucella, was shown to assemble into a channel-like structure, while YggE from E. coli has been associated with resistance to oxidative stress.), producing MNENEKTLRIEPPHRIVQVGAFALAMLALFLLVESLSVIRDLNHPSAPATDTITVSGQGTANAVPDVAKITYTVTETAKSVGDAQTAATKKSNDALAALKDSGIEDKDVKTLAYSVSPQYTYPTCPPGVFCPNNTATITGYDVSQTIQVTVRDTAKAGDVLQELGTLGVQNISGPNFTVDEDGSVKAAARAEAIADAKEKAQALAKELGVRLGRVVNFYEETGGQPYPMYSQSAFGGKAMDMAAAPSLPTGENETTSTVSITYEIR from the coding sequence ATGAACGAAAACGAAAAGACCCTGCGCATCGAACCGCCGCACCGCATCGTGCAGGTGGGAGCGTTTGCGCTCGCCATGCTCGCACTCTTCCTTCTCGTGGAATCGCTTTCGGTGATCCGCGACCTTAACCACCCGAGCGCGCCCGCAACCGACACTATTACCGTAAGCGGACAGGGAACCGCGAACGCGGTGCCGGACGTGGCCAAGATCACGTACACCGTGACCGAGACCGCGAAGTCGGTCGGTGACGCGCAGACTGCCGCGACCAAAAAGAGCAACGACGCGCTTGCTGCGCTTAAGGATTCCGGCATCGAGGACAAGGACGTGAAGACGCTTGCGTACAGCGTATCCCCGCAATACACGTATCCGACCTGTCCTCCGGGGGTCTTCTGTCCGAACAACACGGCAACGATCACGGGCTATGACGTATCGCAGACTATCCAAGTGACGGTGCGCGACACCGCGAAGGCTGGTGACGTGCTCCAGGAGCTCGGAACCCTTGGCGTTCAGAACATCAGCGGCCCCAATTTCACCGTCGACGAGGACGGCAGCGTGAAGGCCGCGGCACGCGCGGAAGCGATCGCGGACGCGAAGGAAAAAGCGCAGGCGCTCGCCAAGGAACTCGGGGTCCGCCTCGGCCGCGTCGTGAACTTCTACGAAGAAACCGGCGGCCAGCCGTATCCTATGTACTCGCAAAGCGCGTTTGGCGGCAAGGCCATGGATATGGCCGCAGCGCCTTCGCTTCCGACAGGGGAGAATGAGACTACCTCGACCGTTTCCATCACCTACGAAATCAGATAG